The Vidua chalybeata isolate OUT-0048 chromosome 17, bVidCha1 merged haplotype, whole genome shotgun sequence genome has a segment encoding these proteins:
- the RAE1 gene encoding mRNA export factor RAE1 yields the protein MSLFGSTSGFGTGGTSMFGSTTADNHNPMKDIEVTSPPDDSISCLAFSPPTLPGNFLIAGSWANDVRCWEVQDNGQTIPKAQQMHTGPVLDACWSDDGSKVFTASCDKTAKMWDLNSNQAIQIAQHDAPVKTIHWIKAPNYSCVMTGSWDKTLKFWDTRSPTPMMTLQLPERCYCADVVHPMAAVATAERGLIVYQLENQPSEFRRIESPLKHQHRCVAIFKDKVNKPTGFALGSIEGRVAIHYINPPNPAKDNFTFKCHRSNGTNTSAPQDIYAVNGIAFHPVHGTLATVGSDGRFSFWDKDARTKLKTSEQLDQPISACCFNHNGNIFAYASSYDWSKGHEFYNPQKKNYIFLRNAAEELKPRNKK from the exons ATGAGTCTGTTCGGATCGACGTCGGGGTTCGGTACCGGCGGTACCAGCATGTTCGGCAGCACGACAGCAGATAACCACAACCCGATGAAG GATATTGAAGTAACATCTCCACCTGATGACAGCATATCTTGTTTAGCATTTAGTCCACCGACGCTGCCGGGTAACTTCCTCATTGCAGGATCGTGGGCAAATGAT GTTCGCTGCTGGGAAGTTCAGGATAACGGACAGACAATTCCAAAGGCTCAGCAGATGCACACAGGGCCTGTACTAGATGCCTGCTGGAGTGAT gatgGGAGTAAAGTATTTACTGCTTCCTGTGATAAAACTGCCAAAATGTGGGATCTCAACAGTAATCAGGCAATTCAGATTGCACAA caTGATGCTCCTGTGAAGACCATCCATTGGATTAAAGCACCAAATTACAGCTGTGTGATGACAGGAAGCTGGGATAAAACTTTGAAG TTCTGGGATACTCGTTCACCAACACCTATGATGacactgcagctccctgaaagATGTTACTGTGCAGATGTG GTTCATCCTATGGCAGCTGTGGCCACTGCAGAAAGGGGTTTGATAGTTTATCAGTTAGAAAACCAACCTTCTGAATTTAGAAGAATAGAATCTCCCCTGAAACACCAG CATCGCTGTGTTGCTATTTTCAAAGACAAAGTGAACAAACCAACTGGGTTTGCCCTTGGAAGCATTGAAGGCCGAGTAGCTATTCATTATATCAACCCCCCTAACCC CGCAAAAgataatttcacttttaaatgcCATCGCTCCAATGGAACAAACACATCAGCACCTCAGGACATCTATGCT GTTAATGGGATTGCATTCCACCCTGTCCATGGTACTCTGGCCACAGTAGGGTCTGATGGGAGGTTCAGCTTTTGGGATAAAGATGCACGGACAAAGCTAAAAACCTCAGAGCAGCTGGACCAGCCAATATCTGCTTGTTGTTTCAACCACAATGGCAATATATTTGCTTATGCTTCCAGCTATGATTGGTCAAAG
- the SPO11 gene encoding meiotic recombination protein SPO11, whose protein sequence is MEKHGLCSTETPAGNKASFRETSLSGQESHVPSSEVLEAIENVIQGVLQSLAQKKAPVLTVANRTDWRNIEFKDSVGLQMIPACTTKQIRSDCPQSARRFALMLKILSMIYKMVQSNTYATKRDIFYSDTLLFGSQSVVDQIINDISCMLKIPRRSLHVLSTTKGFVAGNLSYTEEDGTKVNCTCSATAVTVPSNVQGIKNLTSHAKFILIVEKDATFQRLLDDNFFNKVSPCIMITGRGIPDLNTRLLVRKLWDSFQIPIFTLMDADPHGVEIMCVYKYGSVSMSFEAHHLTVPSVKWLGLLPSDLERLNICKDALIPFTKQDENKLASIQKRPYIACQPLWKKELEIMAASKLKAEIQVLTSVSSDYLSRVYLPNKLQFGGWL, encoded by the exons ATGGAGAAGCATGGTCTGTGTTCCACTGAAACTCCAGCTGGGAACAAGGCCAGCTTCAGGGAAACAAGTCTGTCTGGTCAGGAGAGCCACGTCCCCag TTCTGAAGTTCTTGAAGCAATAGAAAATGTTATCCAAGGTGTACTTCAAAGCCTGGCCCAAAAAAAAGCACCTGTTCTCACAGTGGCTAACAGAACAGACTGGAGGAACATAGA ATTTAAAGATTCTGTAGGTCTACAGATGATACCAGCTTGTACTACAAAACAAATAAGAAGTGACTGCCCTCAATCAGCAAGAAGATTTG ctctgatGCTCAAAATATTATCAATGATCTATAAGATGGTGCAGAGCAACACTTATGCAACTAAAAG AGATATATTTTATTCAGATACTCTACTGTTTGGTAGCCAAAGTGTTGTGGACCAAATAATCAATGACATTTCTTGCATGCTTAAGATACCCCGCAGAAGTCTTCATGTG ctgtctACAACTAAAGGTTTTGTTGCTGGTAATTTAAGTTACACTGAGGAAGATGGTACAAAAGTGAATTGTACCTGCAGTGCAACA gCAGTCACTGTGCCATCTAATGTTCAAGGAATTAAAA ATTTAACCTCACATGCCAAATTTATATTAATTGTAGAAAAAGATGCAACTTTCCAGAGACTCCTGGATGACAACTTCTTCAATAAAGTGTCCCCATGTATCATGATCACG ggAAGAGGCATACCAGATCTTAATACCCGACTTTTGGTCAGGAAGCTGTGGGATTCTTTTCAAATTCCTATTTTCACCCTTATGGATGCAGATCCACATG GTGTAGAAATAATGTGCGTCTACAAATATGGATCTGTG TCAATGTCCTTTGAGGCCCATCATCTCACCGTTCCCTCTGTCAAGTGGCTTGGTCTCCTTCCATCTGATCTCGAGAG attAAACATATGCAAAGATGCCTTGATTCCATTTACAAAGCAAGATGAAAATAAGTTAGCAAGTATTCAAAAGAGACCTTACATTGCTTGTCAGCCACTGTGGAAAAAAGAG cTGGAAATTATGGCAGCATCTAAACTGAAGGCTGAAATTCAAGTTTTAACTTCTGTGTCGTCAGATTACCTGTCCAGAGTCTATTTACCAAACAAACTGCAGTTTGGTGGATGGTTATGA